TGATTGTGGATTTTGATCAAACACAACGACTTCACACGCGCCATTGGCAGGGAGTGTGTTAACAATCTCATGCGGGGCTGTGTTGGCAGTGGGAACCATTGACGGAAAGCGGTTCTCGAACACAGCAACATCATAGTTTCCTTGAGGAAGTTCGGTCGGAAACTGAGGATCATGCGTGGGCGCGAGTGGATTGTACTCTGGAGGCGGCATGAACGTTCGCCCTTGTCGGTGGCTCGCATAACAGACCCATTCACCGCGCAACGGATGCCACCGCAGATGAGGACTTGCCTGAATCGGATCAGGGCTAGGACTGGGGGCAACAATATCGGGTGCGATCGCGTTTCGACTATACAAGATCAGTTTGCGACCGTCCGGTTTTAGCAGCGTTTGGGAATACATAAGCTTTTCACCTTGAGGGGATCTCTATCCATCCTGATGGCTTGGGTTTGCCCCCTAAATCCCCCACAAGTGGGGGACTTCAAACCAAAACCTTTCGATTCTTAAAGTTTTTCTAGGGGGCAACCATCCGCTTGCAACAAAGCAAAACACAATTTCAAAGCTTAGGTTGAAGAAAGAGATTTTGCTCCATTGCCATTGCTTGAAACCGTCGGGGTCTCTTGATCGCCTGCCATTGCTTTCTTCACCACCTGAACATCTTCGGGGTGCCAAGTTGGACGCTCTGAAATCTTCGCGTAGGTAGTAAGGGCTTGAGCAACGACTTGATCCATGTTGTAGTATCTGTAAGTTGCTAAGCGTCCGACAAAGTGTACTCCTGGAGTTGCATCTGCAAGCTCTTTGTACTTCTTGTAGAGTTCCGCGTTTTCAGGACGCGGAATCGGATAGTAAGGATCGCCTTCTGCTTGGGGGAATTCGTAGACAACGCTCGTTTTGGGATGCTCTTGTCCAGTCAGATACTTGAATTCTGTAATGCGAGTGTAGGCTTGTTCGTTTGGATAGTTCACCACTGGAGCCGATTGGAATAAAGGCTTATCGTGGGTTTCATGTTTGAATTCGAGCGATCGATACGGCAATTTACCAAAGCGGAAATCGAAGAATTCGTCTACAGGGCCGGTGTAAACAATCTCGCGATGGGGAATCACCTTCTGAATTTCGCGATAGTCCACGTTCAGCATGACTTTAATGTTCGGATGCGCCAACATATTCTCAAACATCCGAGTAAAGCCGTGGAGCGGCATGGCTTGATAGGTGTCAGTGAAATAGCGATCGTCGCGATTGGTACGGGTCGGAACTCTAGCGGTGACTGACTTATCCAGCTCAGAAGGATCAAT
The genomic region above belongs to Cyanobacteria bacterium FACHB-DQ100 and contains:
- the glf gene encoding UDP-galactopyranose mutase gives rise to the protein MFDYLIVGAGFAGSVIAERLASQSGKKVLICDRRTHIGGNAYDHYNDAGVLVHRYGPHIFHTNSRDVFDYLSNFTAWRPYEHRVLASVDGSLLPIPINLDTINKLYGLNLTSFQVEEFFASVAEKKDYIRTSEDVVVSRVGRELYEKFFRNYTRKQWGIDPSELDKSVTARVPTRTNRDDRYFTDTYQAMPLHGFTRMFENMLAHPNIKVMLNVDYREIQKVIPHREIVYTGPVDEFFDFRFGKLPYRSLEFKHETHDKPLFQSAPVVNYPNEQAYTRITEFKYLTGQEHPKTSVVYEFPQAEGDPYYPIPRPENAELYKKYKELADATPGVHFVGRLATYRYYNMDQVVAQALTTYAKISERPTWHPEDVQVVKKAMAGDQETPTVSSNGNGAKSLSST